One Megachile rotundata isolate GNS110a chromosome 5, iyMegRotu1, whole genome shotgun sequence genomic region harbors:
- the LOC100874826 gene encoding uncharacterized protein LOC100874826 isoform X2 gives MSQICPSSSHQLVAAAIAFRRARRKFPKNYGLCCNSEEVTKFDETESITGNEETNDAENLSFTPRKCLNTMSNCVEPVAVWNDESGESSSFKENLLQIPIICSCCRKRNEQGSGGDALDIVPSKEHNGIARKIECFKAEQSESNDGKAMKGFITESRNSSRCRTSYSHSGRRSPKETSSKLDSVNLLYDRGHDDVDKDCNAGEHSCSGGRRDCKSAHRNSRSKLNVSESRKDNVLPNVSHDCDFHCAKHSTMNLLGSHTDCCQSQNSHRCYHSHEHCHHHCYEKCSCTAKGKPRLTSDTCLCSSNLNDHAVHCNKDHVPCNHGCCTKGLKKISLVQEQKDEELDDCVGTIHHKDSLCILVEKYKANRKCKIKKCADEAEISDERIKDDKSFTSETTCQLEDINSKQREKHSDNKHRFRGKTCRHGCGQVIRDGDYNHIKNLKSRLIKTGTCCSPKGTPWRHTFYV, from the exons ATGTCTCAGATTTGTCCATCTTCGTCGCATCAACTGGTCGCAGCCGCAATTGCCTTTCGACGTGCAAGacgtaaatttccaaaaaattatGGTCTCTGTTGTAACTCCGAAGAAGTAACCAAGTTTGACGAA ACTGAAAGCATCACAGGAAACGAGGAAACCAACGATGCGGAGAATTTATCGTTTACACCGAGAAAATGTTTGAACACGATGTCGAATTGTGTCGAGCCAGTGGCAGTTTGGAATGACGAATCCGGGGAGAGTAGCTCATTCAAGGAAAACTTACTTCAGATACCTATAATCTGCAGTTGTTGTCGCAAACGCAATGAACAGGGCAGTGGTGGAGATGCGCTTGATATCGTTCCAAGCAAAGAACACAATGGTATCGCGAGAAAAATTGAATGTTTCAAAGCAGAACAATCAGAGAG CAACGATGGAAAAGCCATGAAAGGCTTCATAACGGAGTCGAGGAATTCTAGCCGCTGTCGTACTTCATATTCTCATTCAGGTAGACGAAGTCCAAAAGAAACTTCGTCGAAATTGGATTCCGTTAATCTTCTGTACGACAGAGGCCACGACGATGTAGACAAAG ACTGCAACGCTGGAGAACACAGCTGCAGCGGTGGGAGAAGAGATTGCAAGTCGGCTCATCGAAATTCGCGATCTAAATTAAATGTCTCCGAGTCGCGAAAGGATAACGTGTTGCCCAACGTTTCGCacgattgcgattttcattGTGCCAAACATTCTACTATGAACTTGTTGGGGTCGCATACGGACTGCTGTCAATCACAGAATTCTCATCGTTGTTACCACTCTCACGAGCACTGTCATCATCATTGCTACGAAAAATGCAG TTGCACAGCGAAAGGCAAACCACGTCTCACTTCAGACACCTGTCTCTGTTCGTCAAATTTGAACGATCACGCAGTTCATTGTAACAAGGATCACGTACCCTGCAACCATGGTTGTTGCACGAAAGGATTGAAAAAGATATCGTTGGTTCAGGAGCAGAAAGACGAAGAATTAGACGATTGCGTGGGCACGATTCATCACAAGGACTCTCTGTGCATCTTGGTGGAAAAATACAAAGCGAACAGAAAGTGCAAGATCAAGAAATGTGCCGACGAAGCGGAAATCTCGGATGAACGAATCAAAGACGACAAATCGTTCACGTCAGAAACCACCTGTCAATTGGAAGATATTAATTCGAAACAGCGAGAGAAACATTCGGACAACAAACATAGATTTCGAGGGAAAACGTGCAGGCACGGTTGCGGGCAAGTTATCAGAGACGGAGACTACAatcacataaaaaatttaaaatctcgTCTGATAAAGACAGGGACTTGCTGTTCACCGAAAGGGACACCTTGGAGACACACGTTTTACGTCTAA
- the LOC100874826 gene encoding uncharacterized protein LOC100874826 isoform X1 translates to MSQICPSSSHQLVAAAIAFRRARRKFPKNYGLCCNSEEVTKFDETESITGNEETNDAENLSFTPRKCLNTMSNCVEPVAVWNDESGESSSFKENLLQIPIICSCCRKRNEQGSGGDALDIVPSKEHNGIARKIECFKAEQSESNDGKAMKGFITESRNSSRCRTSYSHSGRRSPKETSSKLDSVNLLYDRGHDDVDKGNNSSEKRNCNAGEHSCSGGRRDCKSAHRNSRSKLNVSESRKDNVLPNVSHDCDFHCAKHSTMNLLGSHTDCCQSQNSHRCYHSHEHCHHHCYEKCSCTAKGKPRLTSDTCLCSSNLNDHAVHCNKDHVPCNHGCCTKGLKKISLVQEQKDEELDDCVGTIHHKDSLCILVEKYKANRKCKIKKCADEAEISDERIKDDKSFTSETTCQLEDINSKQREKHSDNKHRFRGKTCRHGCGQVIRDGDYNHIKNLKSRLIKTGTCCSPKGTPWRHTFYV, encoded by the exons ATGTCTCAGATTTGTCCATCTTCGTCGCATCAACTGGTCGCAGCCGCAATTGCCTTTCGACGTGCAAGacgtaaatttccaaaaaattatGGTCTCTGTTGTAACTCCGAAGAAGTAACCAAGTTTGACGAA ACTGAAAGCATCACAGGAAACGAGGAAACCAACGATGCGGAGAATTTATCGTTTACACCGAGAAAATGTTTGAACACGATGTCGAATTGTGTCGAGCCAGTGGCAGTTTGGAATGACGAATCCGGGGAGAGTAGCTCATTCAAGGAAAACTTACTTCAGATACCTATAATCTGCAGTTGTTGTCGCAAACGCAATGAACAGGGCAGTGGTGGAGATGCGCTTGATATCGTTCCAAGCAAAGAACACAATGGTATCGCGAGAAAAATTGAATGTTTCAAAGCAGAACAATCAGAGAG CAACGATGGAAAAGCCATGAAAGGCTTCATAACGGAGTCGAGGAATTCTAGCCGCTGTCGTACTTCATATTCTCATTCAGGTAGACGAAGTCCAAAAGAAACTTCGTCGAAATTGGATTCCGTTAATCTTCTGTACGACAGAGGCCACGACGATGTAGACAAAGGTAACAACTCGTCCGAGAAACGGA ACTGCAACGCTGGAGAACACAGCTGCAGCGGTGGGAGAAGAGATTGCAAGTCGGCTCATCGAAATTCGCGATCTAAATTAAATGTCTCCGAGTCGCGAAAGGATAACGTGTTGCCCAACGTTTCGCacgattgcgattttcattGTGCCAAACATTCTACTATGAACTTGTTGGGGTCGCATACGGACTGCTGTCAATCACAGAATTCTCATCGTTGTTACCACTCTCACGAGCACTGTCATCATCATTGCTACGAAAAATGCAG TTGCACAGCGAAAGGCAAACCACGTCTCACTTCAGACACCTGTCTCTGTTCGTCAAATTTGAACGATCACGCAGTTCATTGTAACAAGGATCACGTACCCTGCAACCATGGTTGTTGCACGAAAGGATTGAAAAAGATATCGTTGGTTCAGGAGCAGAAAGACGAAGAATTAGACGATTGCGTGGGCACGATTCATCACAAGGACTCTCTGTGCATCTTGGTGGAAAAATACAAAGCGAACAGAAAGTGCAAGATCAAGAAATGTGCCGACGAAGCGGAAATCTCGGATGAACGAATCAAAGACGACAAATCGTTCACGTCAGAAACCACCTGTCAATTGGAAGATATTAATTCGAAACAGCGAGAGAAACATTCGGACAACAAACATAGATTTCGAGGGAAAACGTGCAGGCACGGTTGCGGGCAAGTTATCAGAGACGGAGACTACAatcacataaaaaatttaaaatctcgTCTGATAAAGACAGGGACTTGCTGTTCACCGAAAGGGACACCTTGGAGACACACGTTTTACGTCTAA
- the LOC100874714 gene encoding uncharacterized protein LOC100874714, with translation MDVTLQKHDAKHIYKVPEGLRELCADISREVLRLQPANLYAFIAEYVDTLLITRENTKIAVKVVNNILLGSQAILSILYSSGFTLEQIAVAAPRIQRAFREFLDAVDTQPVQICEDYSLDDQSMMSIRSILEATGATREDAERAATVIQAAFRGHYERMVLNEAQGKVQWQRAVTNTLDILKKAGATQAEITKAVGHLKFAYRGYYTRRNQKIDAPGTEHEPLKADERILEPAEAIQAVAWMDMMYEDSGLTMEKANEAASIIQRAYKKYQARKRCYDVQKVESSKSMVVGAILDTLRHMVFERVTSRKDIPTEYGTRHEMMITSTKVELTFKEHLRKTRLSAESISQIGEMDEEEEEYEDEGEMEEVAVEEPHAKPQEPEARTETDYMEEQAEEEDEVEAVSEAEVAEHLPTTQESEAKAEEAEEVEADAGEEVEAEPEETKAEEAKEEEAKEEEAKEEEAKEEEAKEEEAKEEEAKEEEAAAEKTEHEEEKTGEETEKPAEEVAEETETAEEEPNVAQETSGTADAPAE, from the exons ATGGACGTAACGCTTCAGAAACACGACGCTAAACACATATACAAAGTGCCGGAAGGCTTGCGAGAATTGTGCGCCGACATATCTCGCGAG GTTCTTCGTTTGCAGCCGGCCAACCTGTACGCTTTTATCGCCGAATACGTGGACACGCTTCTCATCACGCGCGAAAACACGAAAA TCGCGGTCAAAGTCGTAAACAACATTCTGCTCGGTAGCCAGGCAATTCTGAGCATACTTTACAGTAGTGGTTTCACTTTGGAGCAGATCGCTGTCGCGGCTCCACGAATTCAA AGAGCATTCCGCGAGTTCTTGGACGCGGTTGACACGCAACCGGTGCAAATATGCGAAG ATTACTCCTTGGACGACCAATCCATGATGTCGATACGAAGCATCCTGGAAGCCACAGGAGCCACACGCGAAGACGCAGAACGAGCCGCGACAGTCATACAA GCTGCTTTTCGTGGTCACTACGAGAGGATGGTTCTGAACGAAGCTCAAGGGAAAGTTCAATGGCAACGAGCAGTGACGAACACGCTGGACATCTTGAAAAAGGCTGGTGCCACTCAAGCGGAGATTACGAAGGCTGTTGGACACTTGAAG TTCGCTTATCGAGGATACTACACTCGAAGGAATCAAAAGATCGACGCGC CGGGAACGGAGCATGAACCTCTTAAGGCGGATGAACGAATACTGGAACCTGCTGAAGCTATTCAAGCAGTTGCTTGGATGGATATGATGTACGAAGACTCTGGATTGACTATGGAAAAGGCCAATGAAGCTGCTTCTATTATTCAA AGAGCCTATAAAAAGTATCAAGCGAGGAAACGTTGTTACGACGTCCAGAAGGTAGAATCGTCGAAGTCAATGGTAGTGGGGGCCATTTTGGACACTCTGCGACACATGGTTTTCGAAAGAGTGACATCACGCAAGGATATCCCAACGGAGTACGGTACTCGACATGAAATGATGATCACCAGCACGAAAGTAGAGCTAACTTTCAAGGAGCACTTGAGGAAGACACGTTTATCGGCAGAAA GTATCTCACAGATTGGTGAAATGGATGAGGAAGAGGAAGAATATGAAGACGAAG GAGAAATGGAAGAGGTTGCAGTAGAGGAACCCCACGCCAAGCCTCAAGAACCGGAAGCGAGGACGGAAACAGATTACATGGAAGAACAGGCGGAGGAAGAAGACGAAGTGGAGGCAGTATCAGAAGCTGAAGTTGCGGAACATTTACCCACAACTCAGGAATCAGAAGCGAAGGCGGAAGAAGCGGAAGAAGTGGAAGCAGATGCAGGGGAAGAAGTAGAAGCAGAACCGGAAGAAACGAAAGCGGAAGaagcgaaagaagaagaagcgaaagaggaagaagcgaaagaggaagaagcgaaagaagaagaagcgaaagaggaagaagcgaaagaagaagaagcgaaagaagaagaagcggCAGCGGAAAAAACGGAGCACGAAGAGGAGAAAACTGGAGAAG AAACAGAGAAACCGGCGGAGGAAGTAGCGGAAGAGACGGAAACGGCGGAAGAAGAGCCAAATGTTGCCCAAGAGACCAGCGGTACCGCAGACGCGCCGGCAGAATGA
- the LOC100884120 gene encoding modular serine protease-like isoform X1, with amino-acid sequence MNTLVALMVAFSLLTLSASRHSVKRSAKPPWMYTNAYNNGGKDYEQTNFNDHRGPPGGFPPGLSGGGPPGLRGGGPPGKGQGKHGAWNGKSIDDEGTGNFTQRLGKNDLYCRKNEFRCGNGECLPSTVRCDNKFDCRDSSDELDCARESGNETGCALPVQPEGGSYELAVCGRPCFKRSGDKVPRNSILTYTCRQNYVLNGTAVSVCVNDVWHNLPGCLRTCPPLNSNTVNILCTYQGNEVSCSDRIRPGTVATLSCKSSYKLPVTNDPGYRTVTCLEDGLWDRRLFRCLPECGTPVSKGNTLIINGFEAKLGIFPWHVGIYDRKSEDEFEQICGGTLISNNLVVSAAHCFYDEAYNKPSDKSQFAVAAGKRYRDWDIDENYSQKSMVDEILLPERYIGARANFAQDIAVIKLISPFELTALVRPICIDWENEYERVQLQVGQSGKSVGWGKMINDLPSETLQEVIMPFVPYDQCLSDVPSDFRGYITSDKFCAGYLNGTSMCEGDSGGGLCFEIRGIWYLRGVISVSPVKNGKCDYHSYTVFTSTDYFRDWIRAAYINS; translated from the exons ATGAACACGCTCGTTGCACTTATGGTAGCCTTCTCGCTGTTGACTCTATCGGCATCGC GTCACAGTGTAAAAAGAAGTGCGAAACCACCATGGATGTACACCAACGCTTACAACAATGGAGGCAAAGATTACGAACAAACGAATTTCAACGATCACAGGGGTCCTCCAGGTGGTTTTCCTCCAGGATTATCCGGAGGTGGTCCTCCAGGTTTAAGAGGCGGTGGCCCTCCAGGAAAAGGACAAGGAAAGCATGGAGCTTGGAATGGAAAATCGATCGACGATGAAGGCACCGGGAATTTCACTCAACGACTTGGAAAGAACGACCTGTATTGTAG GAAAAACGAGTTCCGTTGTGGAAACGGCGAATGTTTGCCGAGTACCGTGAGGTGCGACAACAAATTCGATTGTCGCGATTCAAGCGACGAGCTCGACTGCGCCCG AGAATCGGGAAACGAAACAGGCTGCGCCCTTCCTGTACAACCTGAAGGTGGAAGCTACGAACTGGCTGTTTGCGGTAGACCTTGCTTCAAACGTTCGGGGGATAAAGTTCCCAGAAACAGCATCCTGACTTACACCTGCCGGCAGAATTACGTTTTAAACGGCACCGCTGTTTCTGTATGCGTTAACGACGTGTGGCACAATCTGCCTGGGTGTCTCA GAACATGTCCTCCGTTGAACAGCAACACGGTGAATATTTTATGCACTTACCAAGGGAACGAAGTGTCTTGCAGCGATCGAATTAGACCGGGAACAGTGGCGACTTTGTCGTGCAAATCGTCCTACAAATTGCCCGTGACGAATGACCCGGGCTATCGCACAGTCACTTGTCTCGAAGACGGATTATGGGACCGTCGTCTCTTCCGTTGTCTTCCTG AGTGTGGGACACCAGTCTCAAAGGGTAATACACTGATCATAAACGGGTTTGAGGCAAAGTTGGGGATATTTCCGTGGCATGTTGGTATTTATGATAGAAAGTCCGAGGATGAATTCGAGCAAATCTGCGGAGGTACTCTTATAAGTAACAATCTAGTTGTGTCAG CTGCACACTGTTTCTACGACGAGGCGTACAATAAACCGAGCGATAAATCGCAGTTCGCTGTAGCAGCTGGTAAGCGTTATCGCGATTGGGATATCGATGAAAATTATTCGCAAAAATCGATGGTGGATGAGATCCTGTTACCGGAAAGGTATATCGGAGCGAGAGCGAATTTCGCCCAAGATATAGCGGTGATCAAATTGATCTCTCCCTTTGAATTGACCGCTCTGGTACGACCGATTTGCATAGACTGGGAGAACGAGTACGAGCGGGTGCAGTTGCAAGTGGGTCAAAGTGGAAAG TCCGTTGGTTGGGGTAAGATGATCAACGATTTACCCAGTGAGACCCTTCAAGAAGTGATTATGCCCTTTGTGCCTTATGATCAATGTCTTTCGGATGTGCCCAGTGATTTCCGAGGTTATATCACGTCCGATAAATTTTGTGCTGGATACTTGAATG GTACCAGCATGTGCGAGGGAGACAGTGGCGGTGGTTTGTGCTTCGAAATACGTGGCATCTGGTACCTACGCGGTGTCATCAGTGTTAGTCCAGTCAAGAACGGTAAATGTGATTACCATTCTTACACGGTCTTCACCTCGACCGACTATTTCCGCGACTGGATTCGTGCCGCTTACATCAATTCATAA
- the LOC100884120 gene encoding modular serine protease-like isoform X2, whose product MYTNAYNNGGKDYEQTNFNDHRGPPGGFPPGLSGGGPPGLRGGGPPGKGQGKHGAWNGKSIDDEGTGNFTQRLGKNDLYCRKNEFRCGNGECLPSTVRCDNKFDCRDSSDELDCARESGNETGCALPVQPEGGSYELAVCGRPCFKRSGDKVPRNSILTYTCRQNYVLNGTAVSVCVNDVWHNLPGCLRTCPPLNSNTVNILCTYQGNEVSCSDRIRPGTVATLSCKSSYKLPVTNDPGYRTVTCLEDGLWDRRLFRCLPECGTPVSKGNTLIINGFEAKLGIFPWHVGIYDRKSEDEFEQICGGTLISNNLVVSAAHCFYDEAYNKPSDKSQFAVAAGKRYRDWDIDENYSQKSMVDEILLPERYIGARANFAQDIAVIKLISPFELTALVRPICIDWENEYERVQLQVGQSGKSVGWGKMINDLPSETLQEVIMPFVPYDQCLSDVPSDFRGYITSDKFCAGYLNGTSMCEGDSGGGLCFEIRGIWYLRGVISVSPVKNGKCDYHSYTVFTSTDYFRDWIRAAYINS is encoded by the exons ATGTACACCAACGCTTACAACAATGGAGGCAAAGATTACGAACAAACGAATTTCAACGATCACAGGGGTCCTCCAGGTGGTTTTCCTCCAGGATTATCCGGAGGTGGTCCTCCAGGTTTAAGAGGCGGTGGCCCTCCAGGAAAAGGACAAGGAAAGCATGGAGCTTGGAATGGAAAATCGATCGACGATGAAGGCACCGGGAATTTCACTCAACGACTTGGAAAGAACGACCTGTATTGTAG GAAAAACGAGTTCCGTTGTGGAAACGGCGAATGTTTGCCGAGTACCGTGAGGTGCGACAACAAATTCGATTGTCGCGATTCAAGCGACGAGCTCGACTGCGCCCG AGAATCGGGAAACGAAACAGGCTGCGCCCTTCCTGTACAACCTGAAGGTGGAAGCTACGAACTGGCTGTTTGCGGTAGACCTTGCTTCAAACGTTCGGGGGATAAAGTTCCCAGAAACAGCATCCTGACTTACACCTGCCGGCAGAATTACGTTTTAAACGGCACCGCTGTTTCTGTATGCGTTAACGACGTGTGGCACAATCTGCCTGGGTGTCTCA GAACATGTCCTCCGTTGAACAGCAACACGGTGAATATTTTATGCACTTACCAAGGGAACGAAGTGTCTTGCAGCGATCGAATTAGACCGGGAACAGTGGCGACTTTGTCGTGCAAATCGTCCTACAAATTGCCCGTGACGAATGACCCGGGCTATCGCACAGTCACTTGTCTCGAAGACGGATTATGGGACCGTCGTCTCTTCCGTTGTCTTCCTG AGTGTGGGACACCAGTCTCAAAGGGTAATACACTGATCATAAACGGGTTTGAGGCAAAGTTGGGGATATTTCCGTGGCATGTTGGTATTTATGATAGAAAGTCCGAGGATGAATTCGAGCAAATCTGCGGAGGTACTCTTATAAGTAACAATCTAGTTGTGTCAG CTGCACACTGTTTCTACGACGAGGCGTACAATAAACCGAGCGATAAATCGCAGTTCGCTGTAGCAGCTGGTAAGCGTTATCGCGATTGGGATATCGATGAAAATTATTCGCAAAAATCGATGGTGGATGAGATCCTGTTACCGGAAAGGTATATCGGAGCGAGAGCGAATTTCGCCCAAGATATAGCGGTGATCAAATTGATCTCTCCCTTTGAATTGACCGCTCTGGTACGACCGATTTGCATAGACTGGGAGAACGAGTACGAGCGGGTGCAGTTGCAAGTGGGTCAAAGTGGAAAG TCCGTTGGTTGGGGTAAGATGATCAACGATTTACCCAGTGAGACCCTTCAAGAAGTGATTATGCCCTTTGTGCCTTATGATCAATGTCTTTCGGATGTGCCCAGTGATTTCCGAGGTTATATCACGTCCGATAAATTTTGTGCTGGATACTTGAATG GTACCAGCATGTGCGAGGGAGACAGTGGCGGTGGTTTGTGCTTCGAAATACGTGGCATCTGGTACCTACGCGGTGTCATCAGTGTTAGTCCAGTCAAGAACGGTAAATGTGATTACCATTCTTACACGGTCTTCACCTCGACCGACTATTTCCGCGACTGGATTCGTGCCGCTTACATCAATTCATAA
- the LOC100884120 gene encoding modular serine protease-like isoform X3, whose protein sequence is MELGMENRSTMKAPGISLNDLERTTCIVALLPLRQVPTYVRGKTGRSNEHSRQNIFKHVINVCCRPGNRKNEFRCGNGECLPSTVRCDNKFDCRDSSDELDCARESGNETGCALPVQPEGGSYELAVCGRPCFKRSGDKVPRNSILTYTCRQNYVLNGTAVSVCVNDVWHNLPGCLRTCPPLNSNTVNILCTYQGNEVSCSDRIRPGTVATLSCKSSYKLPVTNDPGYRTVTCLEDGLWDRRLFRCLPECGTPVSKGNTLIINGFEAKLGIFPWHVGIYDRKSEDEFEQICGGTLISNNLVVSAAHCFYDEAYNKPSDKSQFAVAAGKRYRDWDIDENYSQKSMVDEILLPERYIGARANFAQDIAVIKLISPFELTALVRPICIDWENEYERVQLQVGQSGKSVGWGKMINDLPSETLQEVIMPFVPYDQCLSDVPSDFRGYITSDKFCAGYLNGTSMCEGDSGGGLCFEIRGIWYLRGVISVSPVKNGKCDYHSYTVFTSTDYFRDWIRAAYINS, encoded by the exons ATGGAGCTTGGAATGGAAAATCGATCGACGATGAAGGCACCGGGAATTTCACTCAACGACTTGGAAAGAACGACCTGTATTGTAG CGTTACTTCCGCTTCGACAAGTACCTACGTACGTGCGAGGTAAAACAGGACGATCGAACGAACACTCTCGACAGAACATCTTCAAACACGTAATCAACGTCTGTTGTCGTCCCGGAAACAGGAAAAACGAGTTCCGTTGTGGAAACGGCGAATGTTTGCCGAGTACCGTGAGGTGCGACAACAAATTCGATTGTCGCGATTCAAGCGACGAGCTCGACTGCGCCCG AGAATCGGGAAACGAAACAGGCTGCGCCCTTCCTGTACAACCTGAAGGTGGAAGCTACGAACTGGCTGTTTGCGGTAGACCTTGCTTCAAACGTTCGGGGGATAAAGTTCCCAGAAACAGCATCCTGACTTACACCTGCCGGCAGAATTACGTTTTAAACGGCACCGCTGTTTCTGTATGCGTTAACGACGTGTGGCACAATCTGCCTGGGTGTCTCA GAACATGTCCTCCGTTGAACAGCAACACGGTGAATATTTTATGCACTTACCAAGGGAACGAAGTGTCTTGCAGCGATCGAATTAGACCGGGAACAGTGGCGACTTTGTCGTGCAAATCGTCCTACAAATTGCCCGTGACGAATGACCCGGGCTATCGCACAGTCACTTGTCTCGAAGACGGATTATGGGACCGTCGTCTCTTCCGTTGTCTTCCTG AGTGTGGGACACCAGTCTCAAAGGGTAATACACTGATCATAAACGGGTTTGAGGCAAAGTTGGGGATATTTCCGTGGCATGTTGGTATTTATGATAGAAAGTCCGAGGATGAATTCGAGCAAATCTGCGGAGGTACTCTTATAAGTAACAATCTAGTTGTGTCAG CTGCACACTGTTTCTACGACGAGGCGTACAATAAACCGAGCGATAAATCGCAGTTCGCTGTAGCAGCTGGTAAGCGTTATCGCGATTGGGATATCGATGAAAATTATTCGCAAAAATCGATGGTGGATGAGATCCTGTTACCGGAAAGGTATATCGGAGCGAGAGCGAATTTCGCCCAAGATATAGCGGTGATCAAATTGATCTCTCCCTTTGAATTGACCGCTCTGGTACGACCGATTTGCATAGACTGGGAGAACGAGTACGAGCGGGTGCAGTTGCAAGTGGGTCAAAGTGGAAAG TCCGTTGGTTGGGGTAAGATGATCAACGATTTACCCAGTGAGACCCTTCAAGAAGTGATTATGCCCTTTGTGCCTTATGATCAATGTCTTTCGGATGTGCCCAGTGATTTCCGAGGTTATATCACGTCCGATAAATTTTGTGCTGGATACTTGAATG GTACCAGCATGTGCGAGGGAGACAGTGGCGGTGGTTTGTGCTTCGAAATACGTGGCATCTGGTACCTACGCGGTGTCATCAGTGTTAGTCCAGTCAAGAACGGTAAATGTGATTACCATTCTTACACGGTCTTCACCTCGACCGACTATTTCCGCGACTGGATTCGTGCCGCTTACATCAATTCATAA